The sequence TAAAGCTCTCTgtttagaaataaaacaaatcgGCCTTGGACACCCTTTGAATGAAAAGCGGCTGCTGATGctgatattttgtttgtctgatgaTCATGAGAAGGAACAACTGCCGCGAGGCTTCTGAAATCCCCCTTTTCCAAACAAAAACTTTCTCAGTTAAAGGCATCCATTTGTCCATTAATGCACGAGCGACAGTGACTGCAGCGTTAGTGACTAAAGCGTTTCCTCACGTGTATCCACGGCAGCAAAACACACTTGATCATTAGCTGTTAATGGCCAATGCTTGCTGCCGTTGGGGACACTCCCCGGCTTTAGCATACCCTCCTCATTGCTCACCGCCCGCTGACGTTGGACTTCTCCGCCGTCTCCTTCCCATGCTGCCACATCCAGATCCTGATGACTAACTCTTTCCCCAGTTTCTCCTCCTTCGCCAAAGTAATCATTATACACACAATACGTGGCAGTGTTTAGAGGGCTCCGCTCTTGCCTCCATTATTTTTCCATAAATACTGAGTCGAAggcatttgtgtgtttggcaCAGCcaagctgttgccatggcagcatCTCAGCCAAACACCAGCGGCTGTGGCTTGTGGCTACCAGATACACGGGTTTGGAGCTGGATCACTGTGGCCTGTGAGTCATATGCACCGAGGTCCTTTCCCCGTTTCTATTTCATCCAGGCTACATCCTTAGTCAAAAATAGCTCATATTTGTTTCATTAAGCTGTGCAAAGGAAACATCCATTTCCCTCTTGCTTCTTGACTTGCGAAGCAAAATGGATGTCTGCCTGTATTCTTTTCACTGGAGTATCCTCCAAAATACTTTTATTGTTCTCACAGGAACACCAAAAAGGAGTCGGACTTGACAGGAGCTTTGCAGAGGCTCAAAGACCTGGAGGCTCTGCTGAACTCCAAGGATGCGTCCTTGACTACGGCTCTGGGAGAGAAGCGTAACCTCGAAGTGGAAAACAGGGATCTGAAGACGCAGGTTGCCAAGGTAAACTCAAACCAAACGCGGTGGAAACACATCTGGCGTCCGTTGTTCTGCAGTTAGCCTCCGAGCTCAGCAGCTCTTAGTTTGGTCCTCATAATCCTCCGTGCTAAGACTCGGTGACAACCTCGTGTTTGCCTTCACCACTAACTATGTATTTTGGAAAGGGCATCACACACGCCCAGCGTTTTGGCAGGCTTACATAATTTtcatgaggaaaaataaaatatgaaaactctTGAAGTcagtgtgtgcgtctgtgcgaGCCAACAAATTAGCTGACTTCAGGCTTTCTATCACGGCTGCTTGAGCTCAGACGTTTTGATTAGAGAACAGCCTCCTCGCTCTTTAttatgtgagtgtttgtataTTGATTTGTACTAATATTCAGTTCCTGTTCTGGTTTCTTAGCTTGAGGCCAGTTTGGGTGATGCCAggaagcagctgcaggatgaGATGCTGAGGAGGGTGGACGGAGAGAATCGCATCCAGACCCTCAAAGAGGAGCTGGAGTTTCAGAAGAACCTCCACTCTGAGGTCAGACTCTCCGAGAAAAGTTCAATAAATCACTTTTttactttccaaaaaaaaaggaacttcgtttgttttttttccttttatcacATCAGCAGCCTTTCTGCCTGATATTTCACTCACTTGGACTTGATGACTTTGGTAATCCTCCCACAGGAGCTGCGGGAGATAAAGCGCCGCCATGAGTCCCGTATGGTGGAGTTGGACAACGGCCACCAGCAGGAATTTGAAAGCAAGCTGGCGGAGGCGCTGATGGAGATGCGTAACCAGCATGAACTGCAGATCAAAATGTACAAGGATGAAATTGAGAAGACCTACAATACCAAGGTAGACCATCAATTTAATATTGTTATGAGAATAGATAAAATGGATATCAGACGCATCAAACTGTTGGCAGGACACTTTGGATTTGCATCAGTTTCACAAAGCGGTATTAATGACGCAAAATTAGGTTCAGAATGCAGAGTTGTATTTGACGTTTTTAGTAATTTTCTAccttgttgtttgttgctgtcAGCTGGAAAGTGCTCGTCAGTCAGCGGACAGGAGCAGCCACCTGGTTGGAGCGGCACACGAGGAGCTCCAGCAGACACGAGTCCGCCTGGAGTCCATGTCTGCTCAGCTCAgtcagctgcagaaacaggtGATCTGAAATGAGCAGTTCACTCTGATCGTGTTGATGCTTGCCTGCACTGGACTGAAAGGAAAGGGGCTTTATGCGATGTTTTCCTGACGCCTGATGCGATTCTTCTGTCTGGTCCAGCTGGCGGCCCGCGAAGCGAAGGTGAGGGACCTGGAGGACGCCCTGTCTCGGGAGCGGGACACGACGCGTCGCCTGCTGGGAGAGAAAGACCGAGAAATGGCTGAGATGAGGCAGCAAATGCAACAGCAGCTGGATGAGTACCAGGAGCTCCTGGATGTCAAGCTGGCTCTCGATATGGAGATTTGTGCTTacaggaagctgctggagggagaggagcagaggtATGTCGGCCTTCATAGACCATGGCGTCTGAGTGCTGTAGTGGAACATGCGGTTTTGCAGTAGTCCATGTCCCTCCCTCTGCTTAGCCTCATCATTTTCTGTCCCTGCAGGCTGCGTCTGTCCCCCAGCCCCCCGCCCGCCAAAGTGACAGGAAGTCGTTCCTCTGCCGCTGCAGTCCACTCTCGATCGCTCCACCACAGCGCTCGGAGCTCTCCCGCCAAGAGACGCCGCCCCAACGACACCGACAGCGAGGCTTCGAGCTTTGCGGGTGGAGCTGTGGCCCGCACTCGCATCACCCAGCAGGCCTCAGCCAGCGGGCGGGTCACCGTGGACGAGGTGGATCTGGACGGGAAATATGTCAGACTCAGCAACAAATCAGATGAGGTGAGAggatgaataaaatgttgggGTAATTAAGTGCTCTTCCTGCTACTGTTGCACACTGTGTGCTTGGTGAACTCGAACGAGTTTTGCGACTTGGTCACGAGAGGAACAAACCTCTCACCTTCACGTCTCTGCAAGGCCAGATTATCAATTCAGTCTCTGCTAAGGGAGAACATTACTTTGGCAATTTGGCACCACAATAACGACTTTTCATCCCACTACCAGGATCAAAACTTGGGGAACTGGCAGGTGAAGCGCCAGGTGGGATCCGGTGCTCCCATCATCTTCAAGTTCCCGGTGAAATTCACCTTAAAGGCCGGCCAGAGGGTCACGGTAAGCAGCAGCTTCGCTCGGCAGAGTCGCGGGTCAGCGCGGTGATGAAGCAGATGTCTCACCCTGCTTGTACCTTTTCTACGGTTGACAGATCTGGGCCTCTGGTGCTGGTGGAGCCCACAATCCTCCCTCTGACCTGGTGTGGAAGACTCAGGCCTCCTGGGGCACCGGAGACCTGCTGCACACCAGCCTGATCAGCGCCAATGGAGAGGTATGTTAGATTAAACTTACGGCATTCGATGTCTTACGATTTGTTTTATTATGGAAACAGTATAAattctggtttcagcttctaTTCACCGTGCTCCAAAGTGTCACAAATGggcaataaataaacacaggaaTGAACACTacagttattttatttctccagGAAATGGCAATGAGGAAGGTCACCCGCACTCATcttgaagatgatgatgatgacatggTGAGAGAAAATGTACTGATAACATACACCACATGTATACCTGCAGAACACAGAAATCTACATGGTCGAAAGGCAGTTAGACACATTAACCAGATGCCTGATTTTCACCAGAAATGGAACACAACACCTCAAGTACACTAAACTGTGCTTTCCATACCAgatataataattaataataataattttaaggCTTCAAACAGTCGGTCTGAGCGCTTGGTGCAGTGCAATAGATCCTGTAGAGATTGTTTTGTTAAGTTAAATAAATCAGCCACTGACTTGATCACCTCAGGGTCATAACAGTCAAACATGAGACGTGTTTTCTGTATGTTCTTATTAAATGCTCTGATATTCATACTGACCGGGTGTCTTTGCCTCAGCAGGTGGCTCACAGCACCTGCGGGGACAGCGAGTACAACCTGCGGAGCCGGACGGTGGTCTGCGGCTCCTGTGGACTCCCTTCAGACAAGTCCAGCAACTGCTCGGTGACCTCGGCTTCCCGCTCATTTCGCAGCGGAGGCCTCTCCGAGGGTTTACTGCCGCACTCCTACGTGTTCAGCACCAGCACTCCTCGCAAGGTGGGCGCCCCGAAGCCCGCACCTCATATATGaattccttttttctgtttaaaggcCGAACTAGAGAGTAAACAAGGAATTCTGCTCCTCTTGTAGGCTTTAGCGAtagttttctgtatttgtgtattttgaatTGATTACCCTGTGATAACGTTGTCAATCTCTCGTCCTAGGCTGGATACAGAATGGAGAGCTGTCCAATCATGTGAGCCCCTGGAGCCACATTGAAACACTTCAGCTTCTCAATTAGTTTTCAGTTATTAGCTCTTTAGTTACCAGCAGTAGTTActatgtttgtttcatgtacTAAAGAATCATTTTCAAGATACTGTATGCAATAAAACTTTATACTGTTTTTTATAATGTACATAAGCATgcttttgaattattttcttcagtttaaatACTGATTAAAGAAggcatttctttttgtattgGTGAAATTAATATGATCCTACCAGCTACTTCAACAGCTTGAAACAACTGTTTGGGATAATTTATTCTAAGAAGTGAATGATGTCCACAGCTACTGTTGCTGGTTGATAAAATCATGCTTTCATTTGCTATTCACATTACAGTTAAATCAGATTTACATGCCAATCTGTAAGTGAGCTGATGCCGCAGGGATGCAGTACATTAATTTGTgttcacaaaaaacacatttttttttaacagaatttgCTTCTGGAGTTGCAGTAAATTGACCCCAGCCTTGCTACAGATCTGAAgaattttgtgtattttttactgatataataaacattttttaataattctgCCATACTTGTCTTGATCAGTAGTCACATGATTGCcatccatacatacacacaccttaCCAAAGCACAGAACTTTTATAATGATAGATTATAAAGTACTTAtgctttactttactttgctttttaCTCAACTATATTTTAGAGAGAATATACTTTTACTTCTTACTCGACTACATTTAACTGCCAGCTGTCACTTTATATTATTGATATACTGATATTGCCAATTGATATGATGCATGAGAATATATTACCAAGACAAGGACCATTTTGTGTCATGAGTACCtttatgtttgatattttgtgcattttgctaAAACAAACCAGTTTATTGAAGTGACAAGCAGTTAGGaggacctttattttgaaattagcCTTGCGGTCTCAAACCCGGAAGTGGCTGACACCGTTGGGCTGTTGGTGCTGTTGCGCTGGTGCTTCCTGCTGTCAGACGAGCGTGTGAAGTCGTTTTCAGGTCAGGCTGGTTAATATCTTGGTGAGTTTCATCCGCACTTTGTCATAGCTCGAAGTGGAGCAGCGTCAGGCTCATAGCAAATGCTGAACGTTAGCTAGCAGCTCACGTCAAACGaagctgtgttgctgtgttgtgaGGTTAGCTAGCGCTCTGCTAAAGCTACTACGCACAGTAAAgctaatacaaaataaaatccattacGTAAACCTAATTAGCATGAGAGTAATTCTAACATAAATTTGGGCATATTCCCACAATATTCAGATATGCTCAAACTGTCCCCGCCATTATATtgagataaaaatataaataagaaAGTTAGTATCAGTCATGAAATCATGATCATAATTAAACGCACATTGTAGTCCTGTGTGAGGTTTGTCCAGGTGGTGTTGCTGTAGCGCAGCAGAGGCAGGTGCTCCACTCCTGTGGGTGCAAACGCTCTATTTGATCACTTTCAGAGCGACTAAAAAGTGGGAAActacaatgttttttttttttttttttttttttttttttttttactttattattgaaatattcaatacaaGGCAGTTATTATAatgaacatacatacaaacaacagaacGTCAGCCAGGGGGTAGGCTActtaaacaaatgcagaaaatgtagaGCACAAGTGATATGTTTTCATAGCTTTCTTATTGTTAGATTCACAGATACTTTCCATATactgttctgtttcctttagAAATGCAATAAAGTAGGGGTTTGAGTGACTAACTTTGGCTTTGTGTATGTGATATTTACCCAATATAATTATTAAGTTTATGACATAtaattccttttgttttttacttttaacatcATGAACACCAAAAAGTATATTGTTCCATTGTAACAGGAAGTCTGAGTCAATCTTCAGTTTGATGTAATGCAGTACCTCCTTCCAGAAGATGGCAGTATAGTGACAGTTCCAGAACAGGTGCATCATAGTTTCAGGCTCAGATCCACAGAAagaacagttcacacacacatccttccCAAATCTTATCAGATAGTGTTTGGTAGGATAGTATTTATGGATTAATTTATAAGACACTTCTCTAACTTTGTTGGTAATCAAATATTTGTAAGGAAGATTCCATATATGAACCCAGTTCAACCCGTTAACAATATTAGACCAGTACTGGACAACATATGGGGTAGTGGTAATATCAGATTGAAGCAATGATCTAataagacaatttttttttttagttttgataGAGAAACACATTTGCCCCACTGATGTTAATGTGGGGTCTAAAGGAGGACAAATTGGTTTTCCAGCACCTCTTAAAAGAGTTAGGATACCAGAAGGAACGGCATCCATTACAATTGCAAAGTCTTTGGGGGTAACAGGAATACCATATGTTTGAAGGAATTCTGTATAATTTAGCAGATTTCCTCTATCGTTGAGTAGCTGGGTAACTAAAATGATGTTATTATTAAACCAGGagttaataaataaagatttgtttttatatttgatatgtTGATTATTCCAAATAAAGCATCTATGTGGAGAGAAGTTGTGTTTATAGATTAAGGACCATGCCAACAGCATTTGCCTATGAAAGTTTGATAGAGTTAGGGgaagtttttctattttataattaCATAGTAGCACATATTCAAGGCCTCCAATGGTAGAAAAGATATATTTGGGTATAAAGTTCCAAGTGGAAGTAGGATTATGTAGAAATTGCTTTATCCAGTTAATTTTAAAAGTATTGTTGAGGGTGGTGAAGTCAAGAAAATTTAAACCACCAGAGTCATAAGTATTCATAACAACAGATTTTTTCACATAATGCGTCTTATTCTTccatataaaattaaataatagcTTATCAATGGCATTGCAGATCTGCTTTTCAACAGCCAGGGGAGTAGCGGCATAAGTGAGGCGAGACAACCCTTCTGCCTTTGTTAGTAACACTCTACCTTTCAACGATAGATCTCTTTGAAGCCATTGGTTCAgttttttccttgtcttgtcTATAATCATATTAAAATTTTCAAAGCATCTATCTGTCTGATTTTTAACAATAGTAATTCCAAGGTAATTGAGTTTGTTTCTAATAGGTATATTATAGATCGTGGATTCACCGCAGTCTTTGAGAGGAAACAGCTCACATTTTTTCAGGTTTAAACAAAGTCcagaagctgcagagaaaaaatcTATTGTATGGATAGCAATGGGAACCTCCGTGgcattttttaagaaaagtgTAGTATCATCAGCCAGCTGACTTATTATAATTTCTCTATCTGCAATAAAAATACCTTTCAATGAGCTACTTTTTATATGAGTGGCAAGTAGTTGAGTGCATAGGATGAATAGATAAGGGGAAGCAGGACAGCCCTGTCGTATGCCCCGCTGTAAATCAAATCTCGGGGAAGTCCCATTTTTTAATCTGATGGAGCTGTTTCCTTTTGAGTACATAGTTTTGACAGCCTTACAGAAGAAATCACCAAAACCAAAACGTTcaattgtttgaaaaatgaaattatgttcTATGGTGTCGAATGCCTTATAGAAGTCCAAAAAGAAGATAAGACTGTCGTCCGAACATAGAGAGGAATAATCAATTAAGTCTAAAACAAGACGAATATTATTGGAAATATGTCTCCCTCTCATAAATCCCGATTGGGTTTCATCAATAATTGGGTCCAAAACGTTCTTAAGTCGTTTAGCAAGAACAGAAGCAAATATCTTGTAATCAGTGTTCAGGAGCGAAATAGGTCGCCAATTATCAATAAGTAGGTGGTCTTTTTTAGGTTTTGGGATTAAAGTAATCAATCCTTGTGTTAGTGTAGGAGGTAAAGTTCCTTGTTCCACACTCTCTAAAATGACCTTAAGTAAAAAGGGAGTTATATcttcaacaaatgtttgatAAAATTCAGCAGAAAGACCATCGACTCCaggagatttgttttttttgaggtGTTGTATCGCATGAGTGACTTCCTGTAAAGTTATAATCCCATCACACATCTCTTTGTCATCTTCAGTAATTTTAGTGATGTTAttcaaagaattaaaaaataaagttgctgACTGATGACAATATTTGGTCTTATATAGCTCACTGTAAAAACTGGAGCAGAAGTCTGCAATTTTACGAGGATCATCAGTTAGATCACCATTAATGTTAAGTTGTTGGATTAAATTAAGCTTCCTGTGATGTCTTTCgaggttaaaaaaataagctgAGTTCTGTTCTCCTGCTTCGATCGGAAACTACAATGTGATGTGAGTCTTACATGTTGACCGTGTCAGTGTCAGGTTTTTTGAAGGCGTCCCGCGGGATTTGGTAGTTAAAGCTGCGTGTTACAAGATGAAATTAGTTTTCACAcgaatttttgtcattttgtgacCTCAACAGcgttttctttttatgttgaAATTAGGTTTTTGGTtgaattttggttttgtttttattagcaCTGAAACGTGTCTTAGATAAAAAGATTAGTTTGATTGACAAAAATGTTCACGATTACTGTTTCATCAtgtaaaaatgctaaatatttgttttttagtctGTAAGTTATAAGAAAAAAAGTTCTGACTGACACCTCAGTGGGTACTTATTTAAATTtacaaagatataaaacaaagaaaagtaggAAACCCTCACATCTGAGCTACTGGAGCTGACAAATGTTTATATCTACTTGATAAA comes from Scatophagus argus isolate fScaArg1 chromosome 17, fScaArg1.pri, whole genome shotgun sequence and encodes:
- the LOC124075173 gene encoding lamin-A-like isoform X2, which gives rise to MATPKNTPRGPNTPLSANRITRLQEKEDLSNLNDRLAVYIDKVRFLEAENAGLRLRITESETEVSRELTGLKAAYETELADARQTLDSVAKERARLQLELGKLREDYKELKARNTKKESDLTGALQRLKDLEALLNSKDASLTTALGEKRNLEVENRDLKTQVAKLEASLGDARKQLQDEMLRRVDGENRIQTLKEELEFQKNLHSEELREIKRRHESRMVELDNGHQQEFESKLAEALMEMRNQHELQIKMYKDEIEKTYNTKLESARQSADRSSHLVGAAHEELQQTRVRLESMSAQLSQLQKQLAAREAKVRDLEDALSRERDTTRRLLGEKDREMAEMRQQMQQQLDEYQELLDVKLALDMEICAYRKLLEGEEQRLRLSPSPPPAKVTGSRSSAAAVHSRSLHHSARSSPAKRRRPNDTDSEASSFAGGAVARTRITQQASASGRVTVDEVDLDGKYVRLSNKSDEDQNLGNWQVKRQVGSGAPIIFKFPVKFTLKAGQRVTIWASGAGGAHNPPSDLVWKTQASWGTGDLLHTSLISANGEEMAMRKVTRTHLEDDDDDMVAHSTCGDSEYNLRSRTVVCGSCGLPSDKSSNCSVTSASRSFRSGGLSEGLLPHSYVFSTSTPRKAGYRMESCPIM
- the LOC124075173 gene encoding lamin-A-like isoform X1, which gives rise to MATPKNTPRGPNTPLSANRITRLQEKEDLSNLNDRLAVYIDKVRFLEAENAGLRLRITESETEVSRELTGLKAAYETELADARQTLDSVAKERARLQLELGKLREDYKELKARNTKKESDLTGALQRLKDLEALLNSKDASLTTALGEKRNLEVENRDLKTQVAKLEASLGDARKQLQDEMLRRVDGENRIQTLKEELEFQKNLHSEELREIKRRHESRMVELDNGHQQEFESKLAEALMEMRNQHELQIKMYKDEIEKTYNTKLESARQSADRSSHLVGAAHEELQQTRVRLESMSAQLSQLQKQLAAREAKVRDLEDALSRERDTTRRLLGEKDREMAEMRQQMQQQLDEYQELLDVKLALDMEICAYRKLLEGEEQRLRLSPSPPPAKVTGSRSSAAAVHSRSLHHSARSSPAKRRRPNDTDSEASSFAGGAVARTRITQQASASGRVTVDEVDLDGKYVRLSNKSDEDQNLGNWQVKRQVGSGAPIIFKFPVKFTLKAGQRVTIWASGAGGAHNPPSDLVWKTQASWGTGDLLHTSLISANGEEMAMRKVTRTHLEDDDDDMQVAHSTCGDSEYNLRSRTVVCGSCGLPSDKSSNCSVTSASRSFRSGGLSEGLLPHSYVFSTSTPRKAGYRMESCPIM